A window of Marinobacter salarius contains these coding sequences:
- the tssB gene encoding type VI secretion system contractile sheath small subunit has translation MSSKDGSVAPKERINIKYVPATGDQQAETELPLKMFVVGDFKGQAEETPIEDRKAISVDKNNFRSVMSEAGLTLSTTVTNKLDEEAEELPVNLEFQTLDDFSPDSISRQVPELKKLIELREALVALKGPLGNVPSFRSKLQELLDNDDARDKLLQELELATDESGE, from the coding sequence ATGTCTTCAAAAGACGGTTCCGTCGCGCCGAAAGAGCGCATCAATATCAAGTATGTCCCCGCCACCGGTGATCAGCAGGCTGAAACAGAACTGCCGCTGAAGATGTTTGTCGTTGGTGACTTCAAGGGGCAAGCCGAAGAAACTCCGATCGAAGACCGTAAGGCGATTTCCGTCGACAAGAACAACTTCCGTTCTGTGATGTCGGAAGCCGGTCTCACCCTCTCCACCACGGTCACCAACAAGCTGGACGAAGAAGCCGAAGAATTGCCGGTTAACCTCGAATTCCAGACGCTGGACGACTTTTCCCCGGATAGCATTTCCCGTCAGGTACCTGAGCTGAAGAAGCTGATTGAGCTTCGTGAAGCCCTGGTTGCCCTCAAGGGCCCGCTGGGTAACGTGCCATCGTTCCGATCCAAGCTGCAGGAACTGCTGGACAACGATGACGCCCGCGACAAACTCCTCCAGGAGCTTGAGCTGGCCACGGACGAAAGCGGCGAATAA
- the tssC gene encoding type VI secretion system contractile sheath large subunit, giving the protein MSDTAEQQSAASEAAAEGSLLDQVMANSRMAPADEGYDVARRGVATFISNLLKSDEKGQPVNKALVDQMVVELDRKISAQMDEILHAPKLQELESSWRGLKLMVDRTDFRENIKVDILHATKTELLEDFEFAPDVTQTGFYQHIYSTEYGQFGGEPVGAVVGNYAFTPSTPDMKLLQYVSSVGAMAHAPFLSSVAPTFFGVDSYQELPAIKELKAVFEGPKYAKWRSLRESEDARYLGLTSPRFLLRVPYDPTENPVRSFNYKEDVSGDHEHYLWGNTAYLLATRLTESFAKYRWCPNIIGPQSGGSVEDLPVHTFESFGQLEAKIPTEVLITDRREYEMADEGFIALTMRKGSDNAAFFSANSVQKPKQFPNTKEGKEAETNYKLGTQLPYMMIVNRLAHYIKVLQREQIGSWKERQDLERELNTWIRQYVADQENPPADVRSRRPLRAAKVTVSDVEGDPGWYSVSLAVRPHFKYMGANFELSLVGRLDKD; this is encoded by the coding sequence ATGTCTGATACTGCTGAGCAGCAATCTGCTGCCTCCGAAGCTGCTGCGGAAGGCTCACTGCTGGACCAGGTAATGGCCAACAGTCGCATGGCTCCCGCCGATGAAGGATATGATGTGGCGCGCCGCGGCGTGGCAACGTTTATCTCCAACTTGCTGAAAAGCGACGAAAAAGGCCAGCCGGTCAACAAGGCACTGGTCGACCAGATGGTGGTCGAGCTCGATCGCAAGATCAGTGCCCAGATGGATGAAATCCTGCACGCGCCCAAGCTGCAGGAGCTGGAGTCTTCCTGGCGTGGTCTGAAGCTGATGGTGGATCGCACGGATTTCCGCGAGAACATCAAGGTGGACATTCTTCACGCCACCAAAACCGAACTGCTGGAAGACTTCGAGTTCGCACCGGACGTTACCCAGACTGGTTTTTACCAGCACATCTACTCCACGGAATACGGCCAGTTTGGCGGTGAGCCTGTGGGTGCCGTGGTGGGTAACTACGCGTTCACACCCTCCACGCCAGACATGAAACTGCTGCAGTACGTGTCTTCTGTCGGAGCGATGGCCCACGCGCCGTTTCTGTCCTCTGTTGCGCCAACGTTCTTTGGCGTCGACAGTTATCAGGAACTGCCGGCTATCAAGGAACTGAAAGCCGTCTTCGAAGGCCCGAAATACGCCAAGTGGCGCTCCCTGCGTGAGTCGGAAGACGCCCGCTACCTGGGCCTGACATCACCGCGCTTCCTGCTTCGTGTGCCTTATGATCCCACGGAAAACCCGGTACGCAGCTTCAACTACAAGGAAGACGTGTCCGGCGACCACGAGCATTACCTGTGGGGCAATACCGCCTATCTGCTGGCGACACGCCTGACCGAAAGCTTCGCCAAGTACCGCTGGTGTCCGAACATCATCGGCCCGCAAAGCGGTGGTTCGGTGGAAGATCTGCCGGTTCACACGTTCGAATCCTTCGGCCAGCTGGAAGCCAAGATTCCGACCGAGGTGTTGATCACCGACCGTCGCGAATACGAAATGGCTGACGAAGGTTTCATCGCCCTGACCATGCGTAAGGGCAGTGACAACGCAGCGTTCTTCTCCGCCAACTCTGTGCAGAAACCGAAGCAGTTCCCGAACACCAAGGAAGGCAAGGAAGCGGAAACCAACTACAAGCTGGGTACGCAACTGCCTTACATGATGATCGTGAACCGCCTGGCGCACTACATCAAGGTGCTGCAGCGTGAGCAGATTGGTTCCTGGAAAGAGCGTCAGGATCTTGAGCGTGAGCTGAACACCTGGATTCGCCAGTACGTGGCCGACCAGGAAAACCCTCCGGCGGATGTTCGCAGCCGTCGACCGCTGCGTGCCGCCAAGGTGACCGTTTCCGATGTGGAAGGCGATCCGGGCTGGTACTCGGTATCCCTGGCGGTTCGTCCGCACTTCAAGTACATGGGTGCGAACTTCGAACTGTCACTCGTCGGCCGACTGGACAAGGACTAA
- the tssE gene encoding type VI secretion system baseplate subunit TssE: MFRNTGADGVQASGGSLFERLEQAAEPAGQSMGEVTHVVDSIKRHLVRLLNAHPGNSESVPDLGLVDFNDATLGTHDLSIRIRSAIRQCIEKFEPRVSRVDVMAMPQGPDPLQLRFQVTVYLKVGSEDDKTTIDLLLDDKRYYRVM, from the coding sequence GTGTTCAGGAACACCGGTGCAGACGGTGTTCAGGCTTCGGGCGGCAGCCTGTTCGAGCGTTTGGAACAGGCTGCCGAACCCGCCGGGCAAAGCATGGGGGAAGTAACCCATGTGGTGGATTCCATAAAACGCCACCTGGTTCGCCTGCTGAATGCCCATCCGGGCAACAGTGAGAGCGTGCCGGATCTGGGGTTGGTGGATTTCAACGACGCCACGCTCGGTACCCATGACCTGAGCATTCGTATTCGAAGCGCTATACGGCAGTGTATTGAGAAGTTTGAACCCAGGGTGAGCCGGGTGGATGTGATGGCAATGCCCCAGGGGCCGGATCCATTGCAGTTACGGTTTCAGGTGACGGTCTACCTGAAGGTGGGTTCGGAAGACGATAAAACGACCATTGATTTGTTATTGGATGACAAGCGCTACTACCGGGTGATGTGA
- the tssF gene encoding type VI secretion system baseplate subunit TssF, which produces MKLNRFYRDELSFLRLQGREFADAHPQLTRFLSEQSTDPDVERLLEGFAFLTGKLREKVEDEFPELTHSLLNMLWPNYLRPVPSCTIMRFDPQLHAISERQRVDRHTEIKSRPLGDATRQTQCRFRTCRAVDVFPVSVADAHAEHSREVSSVTVDLALHTDQPLSSLGLENLRFYLGGESHISETLYLWLNHYLQRMELVVGDSVFSIPASQLKPVGFANDEALLPYPKNAYPGYRILQEFLSFPEAFRFVDIQGLKARLPAVQADEISLRFHFSRILPPDAKIRAENFQLYCTPAINLFTHEADPVDLNGRQTEYRIAPSSRSPEHYEVFSIEQVEGWLEGRSGRGEPRLYTAFESFQHEVERDRGRTALYYRVKARESVRGDGFDHYISFVRGDESECLNRQEAVSLTLTCTNRQLPHQLAVGEICMATETTPAFASFSNITRPTHTLRPTLDGSLLWTLISNLSLNYLSLLDVDALRTVLRVYDFRALVDRQAERVSQKRLAGILDIETTPVDRMVRGLPVRGIRSVMRLDQQSFASEGDLYLFGTVLSQFFALYASINAFHQLEVVNADNQERYTWTLQQGQQPLM; this is translated from the coding sequence ATGAAGTTGAATCGGTTTTACAGGGACGAACTTAGCTTTCTGCGATTGCAGGGGCGGGAATTTGCGGATGCACATCCGCAACTGACTCGTTTCTTATCGGAGCAGAGCACCGATCCAGATGTCGAAAGACTACTGGAGGGCTTTGCGTTTCTGACGGGGAAGCTTCGAGAGAAGGTCGAGGACGAGTTTCCCGAGCTGACCCATTCGCTGCTGAACATGCTGTGGCCGAACTATCTGCGGCCGGTGCCCAGCTGCACCATCATGCGGTTTGATCCGCAGTTGCATGCCATCAGTGAACGCCAACGGGTGGATCGGCATACCGAGATCAAGAGCCGCCCGCTGGGCGACGCCACGCGTCAGACCCAGTGCCGGTTCCGTACCTGTCGGGCGGTGGACGTGTTTCCAGTCAGCGTGGCGGATGCTCACGCAGAGCACTCCCGGGAAGTGTCTTCTGTCACCGTCGACCTGGCGTTGCACACCGATCAGCCGTTGTCCTCCCTGGGGTTGGAGAATTTGCGTTTTTACCTGGGTGGCGAGAGCCATATTTCCGAGACGCTGTACCTGTGGCTGAACCATTACCTGCAACGTATGGAACTGGTGGTGGGCGATTCGGTGTTTTCCATTCCGGCCAGCCAATTGAAGCCCGTTGGGTTCGCTAACGACGAGGCGCTGTTGCCGTATCCGAAGAACGCCTATCCGGGCTATCGGATTCTGCAGGAGTTCCTGAGCTTTCCGGAAGCTTTCCGGTTTGTGGATATACAGGGCCTGAAAGCACGGCTGCCAGCGGTGCAGGCGGATGAGATCAGCCTGCGGTTCCATTTCAGCCGTATCCTGCCGCCGGATGCCAAGATTCGTGCGGAGAATTTCCAGCTTTACTGCACGCCGGCCATCAATCTGTTCACCCACGAAGCCGACCCGGTGGACCTGAATGGCCGCCAGACGGAGTACCGGATTGCGCCGTCCAGCCGGTCGCCGGAGCACTACGAAGTATTCAGCATTGAGCAGGTGGAGGGCTGGCTGGAAGGCCGGTCCGGGCGTGGGGAGCCGCGGTTGTACACCGCGTTTGAGAGTTTTCAGCATGAGGTGGAGCGGGATCGTGGTCGTACCGCCCTGTACTACCGGGTTAAGGCCCGGGAGAGCGTTCGTGGGGATGGCTTTGACCACTACATATCCTTCGTGCGCGGTGACGAGTCCGAGTGCCTGAACCGGCAGGAAGCGGTATCGCTGACTCTGACCTGCACCAACCGTCAGTTACCGCATCAGCTGGCGGTGGGGGAGATCTGCATGGCGACAGAAACCACGCCGGCGTTCGCCTCGTTCAGCAATATTACCCGGCCCACGCACACCCTGCGGCCGACACTGGATGGCAGCCTGTTGTGGACACTGATCTCCAACCTGTCGCTGAACTACCTGTCGCTGCTGGATGTGGACGCCTTGCGCACAGTACTGCGGGTTTATGATTTTCGCGCCCTGGTGGATCGCCAGGCGGAGCGGGTATCCCAGAAGCGCTTGGCCGGCATTCTGGACATCGAAACCACGCCGGTGGACCGGATGGTGCGGGGCTTGCCGGTGCGGGGTATCCGCTCGGTGATGCGGCTGGATCAGCAGTCGTTCGCCTCGGAAGGCGATTTGTACCTGTTTGGTACGGTACTCAGCCAGTTTTTCGCGCTTTACGCCAGTATTAACGCCTTTCACCAATTGGAAGTGGTGAATGCAGACAATCAGGAACGGTACACATGGACGTTACAACAAGGGCAGCAGCCTCTGATGTAG
- the tssG gene encoding type VI secretion system baseplate subunit TssG, which produces MDVTTRAAASDVAELQPVLGNARRYSFFQLVDLIHRHHGDDLERSQDEQPQRERIRFSASAGLGFPGSDVVSAASPEHEHAPYQLEVSFLGLHGSQSPLPGYYLEDLAWEAGQNLGIRRHFLDFFNHRLVTLFHRAWRKYRYYVRFQPEASDGFSEHIFSLVGLGDPQVRAATPVNWSKMLAYAGMMAGRSRSPEVVSGIIGHCFDLDDVGIEQWVLRRVEIPKDQQTRLGQANAALGEDTLVGSGIRDRSGKFILRIRNLDRQRFADFLPNGDDHDRLVKLVEFVTREQLAYDLELQMRPRDVKPMQLGADVRLGWNSFVTPEKARKLPAVRLQIRR; this is translated from the coding sequence ATGGACGTTACAACAAGGGCAGCAGCCTCTGATGTAGCCGAGTTGCAACCCGTTCTGGGCAATGCACGGCGCTACAGCTTTTTCCAACTGGTGGATCTGATCCATCGCCACCACGGTGATGATCTGGAACGATCCCAGGACGAGCAGCCACAGCGGGAGCGCATCCGCTTCTCCGCCTCGGCCGGGCTGGGTTTTCCCGGCAGTGATGTGGTATCGGCGGCGTCGCCGGAGCACGAGCACGCGCCCTATCAACTGGAAGTCAGTTTCCTGGGCTTGCACGGGTCCCAGTCGCCCCTGCCAGGCTATTACCTGGAGGATCTGGCCTGGGAAGCGGGGCAGAACCTGGGCATTCGTCGCCACTTCCTGGATTTCTTCAATCACCGGCTGGTGACGCTGTTTCATCGGGCGTGGCGCAAGTATCGCTATTACGTGCGGTTTCAGCCGGAGGCCTCTGACGGCTTCTCCGAGCATATTTTCTCCCTGGTAGGTCTCGGTGACCCGCAGGTCAGGGCGGCAACACCGGTTAACTGGTCGAAGATGCTGGCCTATGCCGGGATGATGGCGGGCCGTAGCCGTTCTCCGGAAGTGGTCAGCGGCATCATTGGTCATTGCTTTGATCTGGACGATGTCGGCATTGAGCAGTGGGTATTGCGTCGGGTGGAGATCCCGAAGGATCAGCAAACTCGGCTGGGGCAGGCCAACGCCGCCCTCGGTGAGGACACGCTGGTAGGATCGGGCATTCGCGATCGCAGCGGCAAATTCATCCTGCGCATCCGCAACCTCGACCGACAGCGATTTGCGGATTTTCTGCCCAACGGCGACGACCACGACCGGCTGGTGAAGCTGGTGGAGTTTGTCACCCGGGAACAGCTGGCTTACGACCTGGAACTGCAGATGCGCCCGAGGGATGTAAAGCCAATGCAGTTGGGCGCGGATGTGCGGCTGGGCTGGAACTCGTTTGTCACCCCGGAAAAAGCCCGGAAGCTGCCAGCGGTGCGGTTGCAGATTCGCCGCTGA
- the tagH gene encoding type VI secretion system-associated FHA domain protein TagH: MEHQPTHNLKLVVSNPTQVASGLAREHVFGISGGSIGSAGSDTWQLSSHRTGAVGGHAEVRFMDGVFCLIDRSGRTYINSGTQPVGRGRRARLKSGDTITIGRYQLKAEVLSGQRQDGTLPEEVEDATLVNVDEGELMRAEERELETVGDEPLHGLQPAPGETFSDDPLQAWSDPRGESQHADVAESRDRESLLADKSEWYASEGAVTDEYRENRDVAMGLPMRKGEGDRMSETTKPARRRETSDQSRQHISGAPLLRGMDTDLGFADSDEMRLFLEEAGQTLKATVEGLLALHQGEDSRHQALRTRLQPIEDNPLRLGEDYNETVQTLFASQRSPVHLSAPAAVSESLQSLHHHQLATQTAIREGLDAILHAFSPEALLRRFHGYRRGLKTDEDESNWAWEMYQHYYRELSSSRQQGFERLFQEVFEQAYDQQLRQLQRENLS; the protein is encoded by the coding sequence ATGGAACATCAACCAACCCATAACCTGAAACTGGTGGTCAGTAACCCCACCCAGGTTGCCAGCGGCCTGGCCCGGGAACACGTGTTCGGGATCAGCGGCGGCTCAATCGGCAGTGCCGGCAGTGATACCTGGCAGCTGTCTTCACACCGCACCGGTGCTGTTGGCGGCCATGCAGAAGTTCGGTTTATGGACGGCGTGTTCTGCCTCATTGACCGCAGCGGCCGCACCTATATCAACAGCGGCACTCAGCCAGTCGGCCGGGGCCGCCGGGCACGCCTGAAGAGTGGTGACACTATCACCATTGGTCGCTATCAGCTCAAGGCAGAGGTGCTTAGTGGTCAGCGCCAGGACGGTACCCTGCCGGAAGAGGTTGAGGACGCCACTCTGGTCAATGTCGATGAGGGCGAGCTGATGCGCGCCGAGGAGCGCGAACTGGAAACCGTTGGCGATGAACCGCTGCACGGTTTGCAGCCGGCGCCGGGTGAAACCTTCAGCGACGATCCCCTGCAGGCCTGGTCAGACCCCCGTGGCGAAAGCCAGCACGCTGATGTGGCTGAAAGCCGTGACCGGGAGTCCCTGCTGGCGGACAAGTCAGAGTGGTACGCCAGCGAGGGCGCTGTAACCGACGAGTATCGCGAGAACCGTGACGTAGCCATGGGCTTGCCCATGCGAAAAGGAGAGGGTGACAGGATGTCAGAGACCACCAAGCCGGCCCGCCGCCGGGAGACCAGTGATCAGAGCCGCCAACACATCAGCGGTGCGCCGCTGTTGCGCGGCATGGACACCGACCTGGGCTTCGCCGACAGCGACGAAATGCGCCTGTTCCTGGAAGAGGCCGGGCAGACCCTGAAAGCCACCGTGGAAGGCCTGCTGGCCCTGCATCAGGGTGAGGACAGCCGCCATCAGGCTCTGCGCACCCGCTTGCAGCCCATTGAGGACAATCCGCTACGCCTGGGCGAAGACTACAACGAGACCGTGCAGACCCTGTTCGCCAGCCAGCGCAGCCCGGTTCATCTGTCCGCACCGGCAGCGGTCAGTGAGAGCCTGCAAAGCCTTCACCATCATCAGCTCGCTACCCAGACCGCCATTCGCGAGGGGCTGGATGCCATTCTTCACGCCTTCTCACCGGAGGCGTTGCTGCGCCGGTTCCATGGTTATCGCCGCGGGCTGAAAACCGACGAAGACGAGAGCAACTGGGCATGGGAGATGTACCAACACTATTACCGGGAACTGAGTTCCAGTCGTCAGCAGGGATTTGAACGCCTTTTTCAGGAGGTGTTTGAACAGGCTTACGATCAACAACTGCGTCAATTACAGAGGGAGAACCTGTCGTGA
- the tssJ gene encoding type VI secretion system lipoprotein TssJ gives MKYCKWSLLVAILVLVGCSTPYNAVTKTAKVMWDPDIPVGYPDELPSRVDLTMLAEPDVNPNESLAPTPIAFQIIQMRDSSRLMAADFDQLLGELEPSLGRNYVDHSDYTLVPGQFKFIEPFEIAEDTRFIGVIAFYAYPNLSQWKKVVKVDPIGGRYHLLVNLREREVKLRRSDES, from the coding sequence GTGAAGTACTGCAAATGGAGTTTGCTGGTCGCCATTCTCGTTTTGGTGGGGTGTAGCACCCCCTACAACGCTGTTACCAAGACCGCCAAGGTGATGTGGGATCCGGACATTCCTGTGGGTTACCCGGATGAGCTGCCAAGCCGCGTGGACCTGACCATGTTGGCGGAGCCGGACGTGAACCCCAACGAATCCCTGGCGCCGACACCCATCGCCTTCCAGATCATCCAGATGCGGGACAGCTCGCGCCTGATGGCGGCGGATTTCGACCAGTTGCTGGGCGAACTGGAGCCGTCCCTGGGTCGCAACTACGTCGACCACAGCGATTACACCCTGGTGCCGGGGCAGTTCAAGTTCATTGAGCCGTTCGAAATCGCCGAGGATACGCGCTTTATCGGTGTGATCGCTTTCTACGCTTATCCCAACCTGTCTCAGTGGAAGAAGGTGGTGAAGGTGGATCCCATCGGTGGTCGTTACCACCTGCTGGTCAATCTGCGCGAGCGTGAAGTCAAACTCAGAAGGTCGGATGAGTCCTGA
- the tssK gene encoding type VI secretion system baseplate subunit TssK: protein MSATNRVVWSDGLFIKPQHFQQQQRYLEHQINERALAISDYLYGFSDLELNAEYLSFGRVGLVRASGLFPDGTRFCLPQDDVMPEPLEITDASVANQVVYLALPLGSESLAEVEWPEAAIAGRFRAQSEEVRDLHSIDGDSHTIDVARVAPKLMLERDDRSAYAALAIGRILEKRPDGSLVMDPNFIPTMLSVRAAPRLQRFVGEMAGLMRERAKNIAERVGAPGQGGVADVADFMLLQMLNRAHPRFLHLARLRQLHPERLYEALLELCGELVTFTDENRLPQEYTAYDHDLPEDSFTPLMQVLRQSLSTVLEPRALAIQLQQRQYGLTVAPVQDAQLIGQAEFILAVKADMPLDDLRKQFTQQCKVASVEKIRDLISLQLPGIPLSALPVAPRQLPYHAGFVYFRLDDQSQAWQMLDNASGFAFHVAGSFPGMEMQFWAIRS, encoded by the coding sequence ATGTCTGCAACGAATCGAGTCGTCTGGAGTGATGGGCTGTTCATCAAGCCCCAGCACTTCCAGCAGCAACAACGTTACCTGGAACACCAGATCAACGAACGAGCCCTGGCGATTTCTGATTACCTGTACGGTTTCAGCGATCTGGAGCTGAACGCCGAATACCTGAGCTTTGGCCGGGTAGGCCTGGTACGGGCCAGCGGCCTGTTTCCGGACGGCACCCGTTTCTGCCTGCCCCAGGACGACGTGATGCCGGAACCCCTGGAGATCACCGATGCCTCCGTGGCCAACCAGGTGGTGTATCTGGCCCTGCCGCTGGGCAGCGAGAGCCTGGCGGAAGTGGAATGGCCGGAAGCCGCCATCGCCGGCCGTTTCCGGGCCCAGAGCGAGGAAGTCCGGGACCTGCATTCCATTGACGGAGACTCCCACACCATCGACGTCGCCCGAGTGGCCCCGAAGCTGATGCTGGAACGGGATGATCGCAGTGCCTACGCGGCCCTGGCCATTGGCCGGATCCTGGAAAAGCGCCCGGACGGCAGCCTGGTGATGGACCCGAACTTCATCCCCACCATGCTCAGCGTGCGGGCGGCTCCCCGGCTTCAGCGTTTCGTCGGGGAAATGGCTGGGCTGATGCGCGAGCGGGCCAAGAACATTGCCGAGCGCGTGGGCGCCCCGGGGCAGGGCGGTGTCGCGGATGTGGCGGATTTCATGCTGTTGCAGATGCTTAATCGCGCTCATCCCCGTTTCCTGCATCTGGCGCGTTTGCGTCAGTTGCATCCGGAGCGGCTCTACGAGGCTTTGCTGGAGCTGTGCGGCGAACTGGTGACCTTTACCGATGAAAACCGCCTGCCCCAGGAATACACCGCGTACGATCACGACCTGCCGGAGGATTCCTTCACCCCGCTGATGCAGGTACTGAGGCAATCACTGAGCACGGTGCTGGAGCCGCGCGCGCTGGCTATCCAGCTGCAGCAACGCCAGTACGGCCTCACGGTGGCGCCGGTCCAGGATGCACAGTTGATCGGCCAGGCCGAGTTCATCCTGGCAGTGAAGGCGGACATGCCGCTGGACGATCTGCGCAAGCAGTTCACCCAGCAGTGCAAGGTGGCGTCGGTGGAGAAAATCCGCGATCTCATCAGCCTGCAATTGCCGGGGATTCCGCTGTCGGCCCTGCCGGTGGCGCCCCGTCAGTTGCCGTATCACGCCGGGTTCGTGTACTTCCGGTTGGACGACCAGAGCCAGGCCTGGCAGATGCTCGACAACGCCAGCGGCTTTGCGTTCCACGTGGCCGGCAGTTTCCCGGGAATGGAAATGCAGTTCTGGGCAATCAGGAGCTAA
- the icmH gene encoding type IVB secretion system protein IcmH/DotU, which produces MADAPVMDSPNGNTEAGGSAFDDLMFADSNRDGRVGDQGFGNDQFQLRGLEDNRLIDAATPLLGLVIRVRRLAEFHGVENLYQQVVDEVAAIDRELVEQGYERPTVVAYRYVLCAFIDEAVLGTDWGAHSVWSQHSLLSRFHNETWGGEKVFAITARMEQEPERYRDMLEFIYLCLCLGFEGRYKVMTNGRDEYEQIIRGLYEQIRGLRRDEDPQPLTRALDNVTPARNRLRTGLPLWGIGGLFVAAMAGVYTLYNIALNERIRDVLSVLEQLPK; this is translated from the coding sequence ATGGCAGATGCACCGGTGATGGATTCACCCAATGGCAACACGGAAGCAGGTGGCAGTGCGTTTGATGACCTGATGTTCGCGGACAGTAACCGCGATGGTCGCGTGGGCGATCAGGGCTTCGGTAATGACCAGTTCCAGCTGCGGGGCCTGGAGGATAACCGGCTGATTGATGCCGCGACGCCCCTGCTGGGGCTGGTAATCCGGGTGCGCCGGCTGGCGGAGTTCCACGGTGTGGAAAACTTGTACCAACAGGTGGTCGACGAAGTGGCCGCCATTGACCGGGAACTGGTGGAGCAGGGCTACGAGCGGCCGACGGTGGTGGCCTATCGCTACGTACTCTGCGCCTTTATTGACGAAGCCGTGTTGGGTACCGACTGGGGTGCCCACAGCGTGTGGTCCCAGCATTCGCTGCTGTCCCGTTTCCACAACGAAACCTGGGGTGGCGAAAAGGTGTTCGCCATCACCGCCCGCATGGAGCAGGAACCGGAACGTTACCGCGACATGCTGGAGTTCATTTACCTGTGCCTGTGCCTGGGTTTCGAAGGCCGCTACAAGGTAATGACGAACGGCCGGGACGAGTACGAACAGATTATTCGTGGGCTGTATGAACAGATTCGCGGGTTGCGTCGCGACGAGGACCCGCAGCCGCTGACCCGCGCACTGGACAACGTAACACCGGCTCGCAACCGGCTACGGACAGGCCTGCCCCTCTGGGGCATTGGCGGACTGTTTGTGGCGGCCATGGCCGGGGTATACACGCTTTACAACATAGCGCTGAACGAACGCATCAGGGATGTGCTCAGCGTACTGGAACAACTCCCGAAATAA